The window TTGATATTAATGTTACTAATGATGACCGCCTTGTTGTAGCAGGATTACGCGGTAACTTGTTTGTCTCCGATGATGCCGGTAATAACTGGGAACGCGTGCCGCTGGATACCAAAGCATTGCTCAATGCCGTTGTTGTCGGGCCGGATAATGCGATTTATGTGTTAGCCAACTCAGGTGTGATGTTAACCAACAAAGACCGGGGCAATGGGTTTGAAAAATCCACTCAGCCAGATGGTAAAGCCCTGATATCAGGGGTTTGGTTTAATGGACAATTAATCTTGGCAACGGAAGTCGGGTTTAAAGTAGTACAAGGTCAATAATTATAATGAAGAGCTTATATAACCATTTAGAAAGAAATATCTTTCGATTCCGATTCCTGGTAATTGGCCTGTTTCTGGTAATCACTGCCTACCTGTTTGTTTACGCAACCCAAATTCGCCTTGATGCGTCGTTTGAGAAAAACATCCCTCTGCAACATGAATACATGCAGACTTATCTTAAGCACCAGAAAAACTTTGGTGGTGCCAACAATGTTCTGATCTCTGTCTGTAACACCGAAGGGGAGATATTTACTTCTGACTTTTTTACCAGCTTACGCGGCGTACACGACCAGTTATTCTTTATTCCTGGCGTTGACCGTATTCAGGTAAATTCACTATTTTCACCGTCGACACGCTTTGTTGAAGTGGTTGAAGATGGTTTTGCCGGTGGTCCGGTAATTCCAGCGGATTTCAGTGGTAGCAAAGAAGACCTGCAGGTTGTCAAAGGTAATATCGAAAAAGCCGGTATTGTTGGTAGCATCGTATCGGATGATTACACCTGTTCTATGGTGAAAACGTCACTATTAGAAATTGATCCACAAACCGGTGAAAAGCTGGATACACTGAAACTTGCGAAACAGCTTGAAGATGAAATTCGCACCGTTTATGAAAAAGATGGCATTAGCATCCACATCATTGGCTTTGCGAAAATGGTCGGTGACATCGCCGATGGAGCCAAAGGGGTTGTCACCTTCTTCGCCATTGCTATCGCAATTACCGCGATAATGGTTTATCTATTCTGTCGCTCATTCACCTTAACTATATTGCCAATTGCCACCTCGCTTATCGCGGTTGTCTGGCAAATGGGGGTGCTGTCCTGGTTAGGCTTTGGTCTGGATCCAATGTCGATTCTGGTACCGTTTTTGGTCTTTGCTATCGGGGTGAGCCACGGCGTGCAGATGATCAACTCGGTTTCGCGGGAAGTTGCCAAAGGTAATAATCCGAAACAAGCCGCGCAATTGAGCTTCAGGCGCCTATTGGTCCCGGGTGGTATTGCATTGCTATCAGATACTGTGGGCTTCTTAACGTTATTAGCCATTGATATCGGTATTATTCGTGAATTAGCTATCGCGGCATCTCTGGGTGTAGCGCTCATCATCTTCACCAACTTATTCCTGCTGCCGGTATTGGTTTCGTTTGTTCGCTTTAACCAGGAAGAGCAAAAGCAAATCGTCGAAACTGCAGACCATAAATTAATGGCGCGCATGTTATGGAAGAAAGCAGAAATCGTAACCTCGCAAAAACCTGCAGCGATCATTATCGCGATTGCCGCGGTGTTATTCTTCTGGGGTCAGTATCAGGGGCAAAAACTCAAGATTGGTGAATTACATGCTGGTGCACCATCGTTACATGAAGATTCTCGTTACAATCAGGACACCTTCCTGATCACCGATAAATATGCAATCAGTGTCGATTATATGTCGGTTGTCGTGGAAACCTTTGAAGACTCTTGTATTTATCATGATGTCTTGGATGTAGTTGATACCATGCAATGGCGCATGGAAAACATTCCAGGAGTTCAGTCTGCGGTATCGTTAGCGAGTATCGCTAAAGTGGTTAACTCCGGTTATAACGAAGGTAACCAGAAGTGGAAAGTATTGTCCCGTAACCAACAATCATTAGTGCAGTCCATTGCCCGGGTTCCAACCACCAGTGGTCTGTTAAACCGTGATTGTTCGGCGATGCCAATCATCCTGTTCCTGGAAGACCACAAAGCCGAAACCATCGATCGTGTTGTTGCCGCCGTTAAAGAGTATCGTGCCGAACTTGGTACCGATAAGATCCAGTTTAAACTGGCATCTGGTCCTGTAGGGGTTATGGCAGCAACTAACGAAGCAGTAGCTGAAGCACAAACGCCAATGATGCTTTATGTTTACGGCGCCGTAATTTTACTGTGTCTGATTTCATTCCGTTCCGTAAAAGCAACAATCGCGGTAATTGTACCTCTGTATGTGGTTTCGACACTAGCTCAGGCGTTAATGACCTTCCTGGATATCGGCCTGACGGTTTCTACACTACCGGTAATTGCGCTAGGTGTCGGTATTGGTGTCGATTATGGTATTTATATCTTGTCCACCATGAGTCAGCGGATACGGGCAGGGGACAATGTTCCTCAAGCTTATCTTGCAGCATTGAAAGAACGAGGTTCTGCGGTATTGATCACCGGTCTGACCCTGGCAATTGGTGTTTCCACCTGGTTTTTCTCGGCACTTAAGTTCCAGGTAGACATGGGTATCATGTTAACCTTTATGTTCCTGGTCAATATGTTAGCTGCGATTATCCTGTTGCCGGCAATCTCCGCTTACCTATGGCGAGATGAGCTGAAAAAATAAAAACCGACAAATTTATTTTGTTGCATAAATAATCATGAAAATGGCCTTAGGGCCATTTTCTATTTATAGCGACTGAATAATTCTCTGATTTGCCCTACAGCCCCCGTCTAAATTGGTATTTTTACTCTAAAAAAGTACTCGCAATCCCTTCTTTTTCCTAATAGAATCCGCGCAATAGACTATTCTAAATACAAAAATAAGAAGAGAATTGACAACTTTACTGTAAGTTTTAGTGGTCAATTTCATTCGTCAAACCAGAGGGTACTTGAGCATGGCGTCATTAGATAATAAATCTTCTGTGCTTTTTAAAAATGTGTCAGCGTTAATTCATGACAAAGTTCCATCCGATACCGCCCCGTTGCTAGAGAAATTTACGAGTTTGCTGTATGCCAATATCTCCAAGGAAGATTTGGCAGGCCGCAACGAAAGCGACGTGTACGGTGCCACACTGAGTCTTTGGAAAGCGTTAAATGCCCAGGTCGATGACCAGGCGTTCATTCGTGTTCTTAATCCTCAGGTATCCCAGCATGGTTGGAAATCCAGCCATACCGTAATTGAAGTTATCATCAAGGATATGCCGTTTCTGGTTGACTCCACCCGTATTGCTTTGAATCGTCTTAATATGTTCCCGCATCTGGTACTTAACTGTCCGATGAACATTGTCCGTGATGACAAGGGGCAGGTTATCGATATCGATGCCAGTGCTAAAAAGCTGAAAAACAGCATCACCGAGACGGTATTCTTTATCGAAATCGATCGTCTTACTGAACAGGCACAAATTGATCAGTTGACTGAAGAATTACATTCGGTATATCAGGATGTATCGTTAACCGTTGATGATTGGCAGCCAATGAAAACGCGTTTCGATGCCTGTATCAAAGAAATGGCGGATTCTAAAGACGTAGTTTCGGCTCAGGATTATCGTGAATCAAAAGCATTGTTATCCTGGCTCGCCAATGACCATTTTACTTTCATGGGGTATCGTGCTTATGACATTAACCGTGTTGAAGGCAACGTATCTATCGATGGCGATTTAGATTCATCATTAGGTTTGTTACGCAAGTCGAAGTCAATCAAGCCAATGCTATTATCCGACCTTAGCGAAACCGCTCGTGAAGTCGCAGTTGGTCAAAGTCTATTGATTTTAACGAAAACCAATTCTCGCTCGCGCGTGCATCGTCCGGCGCATCTTGATTACATTGGTATCAAAAAATTTGACAAAGATGGCAATATCGTTCGTGAAGAGCGTTTCCTTGGCTTGTTCGGTTCGGCATTTTACAACGATAGTGCTTTAAACCTGCCTCTAATCGGCGATAAGGTAAAACGGGTTTGTGACCAATCTGGATACGCGCCAAGCTCACACGCATACAAAACCCTGATTAATATTATGGAAACTTATCCTCGTGATGAGATCCTGCAATCGAGCGAAAGGGAATTATTAAATACAGTGCGTGGCGTTCTGCAAATGCAGGAGCGTGACATTACTGGATTGTTCGTTCGTCGTGATGCATTTAACCGTTTCTATTCCTGTATGGTTTATGTGCCTCGTGATCGCTATAACACGCAGTTGCGCCTTGAAACTCAACGGATTTTAAAAGAAGCGTTTGGCAGCAATGAAGAAGTAGAATTTACTACCTTCTTCTCTGAGTCAGTGCAGGCTCGCACCCACTACATAGTAAGAGTAAAAGATACCAAAGCGGATATAGATGTGAAGGAAATAGAGCGTAACTTAAACGCCGCAGCGCGCGGTTGGGATGACAAGCTGGCCAGCGCCCTGAACTTAAACAAAGGGGAAGCTAAAGGTAAAATGTTGCGTCGTAAGTATGCAGATTTCCCTCAGGCATATAAAGATGAAGTATTGCCGGGTACGGCAATCGTTGATATCGACAAACTGGAAAAAGTTACCGTTGATAACCCATTGGAAATGCTTTTCTATCAACCGCTTGAAGAAAAAGCCGAAAGCCGTTTTGTTAAGCTGAAGTTATTCCACAAAGGTGAGCCACTGCATCTTTCTGATGTTCTGCCTATGCTTGAGAACTTTGGTCTTCGTGTCATCGGAGAAAGCCCATACTCGGTGATCAACACCGATGGCGAAATGTGTTGGATCCTTGATTTCTCGATGCTTCTTACATCAGAAAAAGCGTTCGATTTAGAGCAAGTTCAAAATCTGTTCCAGGATGCATTTGCCAAAGTCTGGCATGGTGAGTTGGAAGACGATGGTTTTAACCGCTTGATCCTTGGCGCCGGCATTGACGGCCGTGAAGTATCTATTCTTCGTGCGCTTGCGAAATATCAGCAACAAATCGGTTCTACGTTCAGTCAGAGCTATATCGAAGATGCGTTCTCCCGTTATCCAAGCTTTGCGGAACTATTGATTAAACTCTTTGAATTGAAGTTCACACCGAGCGATAAGTCGAAAGAGCGAGCATTGAACAAAGTCCTGGAGACAATCGAGTCGTCTTTGGATAACGTTGCCAGCCTTGATGATGACCGTATTATTCGCCGTTATGTAGAAATTATTAACGCAACGGTGAGAACCAATTACTTCCAGCCGGATGCACAAGGCAATACAAAGCCGTATATCTCGTTTAAGCTGATGCCAGAGCTTATCCCTGAGATGCCAAAACCATTACCTAAATTTGAAATTTTCGTTTATTCACCAGACGTTGAGGGTGTTCACCTGCGTGGCGGTAAAGTCGCTCGTGGTGGTCTTCGCTGGTCTGACAGACGTGAAGATTTCCGTACCGAAGTACTCGGCCTGGTAAAAGCCCAGCAAGTGAAAAACACCGTAATCGTTCCGGTGGGCGCCAAAGGTGGTTTCTACTGCAAACGTTTGCCGGTTGGGGGCACCCGAGCGGAAATTTTTGAAGCCGGTAAAGAATGTTATCGCACCTTCATTCGTGGTCTTCTGGATATTACCGATAACATTGTTGGTGGTGAAATTGTTCATCCAGAGCACGTTGTCCGCCATGACGAAGATGACACTTATCTGGTTGTTGCTGCGGACAAAGGTACCGCAACATTCTCTGATATCGCTAATGCCATCTCTGACGAATACAACTTCTGGTTAGGTGATGCGTTTGCCTCAGGTGGCAGCGTTGGCTATGACCACAAGCAAATGGGGATCACCGCAAAAGGCGCGTGGGAATCGGTTAAACGTCATTTCCGTGAAATCGGTATTGATTGTCAGAACACAGATTTCACTTGTTTAGCGGTAGGTGATATGGCCGGTGACGTATTTGGTAACGGTATGTTGTTGTCTAAACACACTTGCTTGCAAGTGGCATTCAACCACATGCATATCTTTATTGACCCGACACCAGATGCAGCGAGCAGTTATGTAGAGCGTCAGCGCTTGTTCGAACTAGCAGGTTCTAGTTGGGAAGATTACAACGCAGACCTCATTTCCGAAGGTGGTGGTGTTTTCTCAAGAGCAGCGAAATCCATTAAACTGACGCCACAAATGAAGAAAATGCTTGGCACCAAAAAAGCATCAATGGCACCTAATGAGCTCATTCAAACGGCTTTGAAGATGCAGGTAGATCTGATTTGGAACGGCGGTATTGGTACTTACATTAAGGGTAGCGAAGAAAGCCACCTGGAAGTGGGTGACCGTGCCAACGATGTGTTACGGGTAAACGGTAATGAAGTCCGTGCGCGTATCATCGGTGAAGGTGGTAACCTGGGTTGTACGCAATTGGGTCGTATCGAATACACCGCAAATGGTGGTCGCATGAATACTGACTTCGTTGATAATGTTGGTGGTGTAGATTGCTCCGATAACGAAGTGAATATCAAGATTCTTCTGAATGGTTTAGTCACCAACGGTGATTTGACCCTGAAGCAGCGTAATCAGCTGCTTTACGATATGACCGATGACGTTGAAAAAATTGTACTGGAAGATTGTTACCGTCAAACCAACTCGATTTCAATTTCAGAATCGCGTGGTGGTAGCAAGTTAAAAGAGCATCAGCGTTTCATCCAGTATCTTGAGCGCGAAGATAAGCTAGACCGTGGCTTAGAATTTATGCCTAGTGATGAAGAAATCAATGATCGCTTAGCCCAAGGTCGCGGTTTAACCCGTCCGGAATTATCGGTTATGGTTGCCTATGGTAAGATGGTGTTAAAGGAACAGCTTGTACACCCACAAATTACCAATGACTCCTATCTGAGCCAGTTGTTGATTGATGCCTTCCCTGAGCAATTACAGAGCCGTTATGTTGAGCATATGCAATCGCATCCGCTAAAAGCAGAAATTATCGCGACTCAGCTCGCAAACTTGTTGTGTAACTTTATGGGCGCCAACTTCGTGTATCGCATGCAGGAAGAAACTGGCTCTGGTGTCGCTGAGATTGCCAAATGCTTTGCCATGGCAAGCGCCATTTTTGAAATGGAAGCTACCTGGGAAAATATTGAAGCCCTTGATAATAAAGTATCTGCAAAAGTTCAGAGCGAAATGTTATTTGAACTGCGTCGCACCATACGTCGTGCAACACGCTGGTTCCTGCGTCATCGTAATAAAAACCTGAGCATTGAGCAGGCACTGGATTTCTACCAGCCTACGTTCAATGTGTTGAGCGATAAGCTGGAAACCTTCCTGGTTGATAAAGAAGCTCGTGAGTTAAATGACCTGCAGTCAAAACTATTGAAAGAGAATGTTCCGGCTGAATTGGCAATACGTATTTCGCAATTGAGTACCTTGTTCTCAACCATGGATATTGCTCAGGTAGCCTGTCAGGATGCCCGGGATATCGAATTGGTAGCGGAATTATACTTCTCGTTAGGTGTGCGTTTAGACTTGCACTGGTTCCTGGAGCAAATCACCATGCAGCCGGTTAACAACCACTGGCAGGCATTGGCCCGTGCGTCATTCCGGGAAGAGTTGGATTGGCAGCAACGTTCGTTGTCGTCGGTAGTGCTGAAAATGAACCCAGACATGTCTGATATTGAAGCCATGATTGATAACTGGGAGAAACGTTCTGAGCAACCCCTGGAGCGCTGGCACCAGATCTTGGCAGATTTCAGAACCAGCAAAGTACATGAATTTGCCAAGTTCTCGGTAGGGCTTCGTGAATTGATGCTTCTGGCACATCACTGCGATCCAAACCTATAACTTAAGTAGGGCTCATTATCAGCAGGATAATGAGCCCTATCCATCGCAAATCTTTGTGAGAATTGCTATTAGTGTTAAACTCACCTTTTTTAAGGTGAGTTTTTTATATCCGAGGAATTATGCTTTACTCCATCGCCCGCAAATTTTTATTTAAGCTAGATGCTGAACAGGCTCATGACGTTGTAATTAACATGTTTAAATCGCCAGCGGCGACTGCCGTGAAAGGCCTGTATGGTGCGAAAGTTGCCGACAAACCGGTTAATGTGATGGGTATCGATTTTCCCAATCCGGTGGGGCTGGCGGCGGGTCTGGATAAAAATGGCGAATGTATTCGCGGTTTCTCAGCATTAGGCTTTGGTTTCGTAGAAGTTGGCACGGTTACGCCTAGGCCACAACCTGGCAATGATAAGCCACGTATTTTCCGATTACCTGAAGCGGATGCCATTATCAATCGCATGGGCTTTAATAACCATGGCGTTGATTACTTGGTTGAGCGAGTGCGAAAAGCTAAACAAGCCGGTTTCAATGGCGTTCTTGGCATTAACATCGGTAAGAATAAAGATACTGCCGAAGAAAATGCCAAAGATGATTACATCCACTGTATGCGTAAAGTCTATGAATACGCCGATTACATCACCGTAAATATTTCTTCTCCAAACACTCCTGGCTTACGTGCTTTGCAATATGGTGACGCACTAAACGAGTTGTTAGCGGCTTTAAAAGCTGAGCAGGCAGAGCTTTCCAAAAAGCACGGTAAATATATTCCATTAGCGGTAAAAATCGCTCCTGATTTAACTGCTGAAGAAGTGCAGGGCATTGCCGATTGTCTGATGACAAATGAAATCGATGCGGTGATCGCCACTAACACCACATTAAGTCGTGAAGGCGTGGAAAACCTTGAGCACGGCGGTGAAATGGGTGGCTTAAGTGGTATTCCAGTACAAGAGAAAAGCCTGGAAGTGATTAAGCTCTTATCTGAACGGCTAGATGGCAAAATGCCGATTATCGGTGTTGGTGGGATCAACAGCGCAACAGCTGCTAAGGCCAAATTGGCCGCTGGCGCTTCCCTGGTTCAGGTATATACCGGATTTATTTATGAAGGTCCGGAGTTAATCAAACGTATCGTTGACGAACTTTAATGAAATACCAAGCCACATTAATTTCTGAACACTCAGCAAATTTTCTGAAGGCTATAAGTCATGAACGAATTGATGAGATATTATTAGTACAAAACTGGGTTAATGGAACAGGCCGTTTATTCAAATTTGCCCATGCGGGAATGCCCGTGAAGCAATTCTACTGCGTACTCGCTATTTGAAATGGAATGGCCATTTCTAAATATCGACGCCTTGTAGAATTCCCCCGGCTGACATTCTGACTAGCTCACATATTTATGTGGATTGGTATATAAAACAGCTTTCTCATTTCAGGAAGCCGTTTTTGTTTGCGAACCTCTTAAAAGGATTTTAAAGGAAAGGAATC is drawn from Thalassotalea sp. PS06 and contains these coding sequences:
- the pyrD gene encoding quinone-dependent dihydroorotate dehydrogenase, giving the protein MLYSIARKFLFKLDAEQAHDVVINMFKSPAATAVKGLYGAKVADKPVNVMGIDFPNPVGLAAGLDKNGECIRGFSALGFGFVEVGTVTPRPQPGNDKPRIFRLPEADAIINRMGFNNHGVDYLVERVRKAKQAGFNGVLGINIGKNKDTAEENAKDDYIHCMRKVYEYADYITVNISSPNTPGLRALQYGDALNELLAALKAEQAELSKKHGKYIPLAVKIAPDLTAEEVQGIADCLMTNEIDAVIATNTTLSREGVENLEHGGEMGGLSGIPVQEKSLEVIKLLSERLDGKMPIIGVGGINSATAAKAKLAAGASLVQVYTGFIYEGPELIKRIVDEL
- a CDS encoding efflux RND transporter permease subunit, giving the protein MKSLYNHLERNIFRFRFLVIGLFLVITAYLFVYATQIRLDASFEKNIPLQHEYMQTYLKHQKNFGGANNVLISVCNTEGEIFTSDFFTSLRGVHDQLFFIPGVDRIQVNSLFSPSTRFVEVVEDGFAGGPVIPADFSGSKEDLQVVKGNIEKAGIVGSIVSDDYTCSMVKTSLLEIDPQTGEKLDTLKLAKQLEDEIRTVYEKDGISIHIIGFAKMVGDIADGAKGVVTFFAIAIAITAIMVYLFCRSFTLTILPIATSLIAVVWQMGVLSWLGFGLDPMSILVPFLVFAIGVSHGVQMINSVSREVAKGNNPKQAAQLSFRRLLVPGGIALLSDTVGFLTLLAIDIGIIRELAIAASLGVALIIFTNLFLLPVLVSFVRFNQEEQKQIVETADHKLMARMLWKKAEIVTSQKPAAIIIAIAAVLFFWGQYQGQKLKIGELHAGAPSLHEDSRYNQDTFLITDKYAISVDYMSVVVETFEDSCIYHDVLDVVDTMQWRMENIPGVQSAVSLASIAKVVNSGYNEGNQKWKVLSRNQQSLVQSIARVPTTSGLLNRDCSAMPIILFLEDHKAETIDRVVAAVKEYRAELGTDKIQFKLASGPVGVMAATNEAVAEAQTPMMLYVYGAVILLCLISFRSVKATIAVIVPLYVVSTLAQALMTFLDIGLTVSTLPVIALGVGIGVDYGIYILSTMSQRIRAGDNVPQAYLAALKERGSAVLITGLTLAIGVSTWFFSALKFQVDMGIMLTFMFLVNMLAAIILLPAISAYLWRDELKK
- a CDS encoding NAD-glutamate dehydrogenase, with amino-acid sequence MASLDNKSSVLFKNVSALIHDKVPSDTAPLLEKFTSLLYANISKEDLAGRNESDVYGATLSLWKALNAQVDDQAFIRVLNPQVSQHGWKSSHTVIEVIIKDMPFLVDSTRIALNRLNMFPHLVLNCPMNIVRDDKGQVIDIDASAKKLKNSITETVFFIEIDRLTEQAQIDQLTEELHSVYQDVSLTVDDWQPMKTRFDACIKEMADSKDVVSAQDYRESKALLSWLANDHFTFMGYRAYDINRVEGNVSIDGDLDSSLGLLRKSKSIKPMLLSDLSETAREVAVGQSLLILTKTNSRSRVHRPAHLDYIGIKKFDKDGNIVREERFLGLFGSAFYNDSALNLPLIGDKVKRVCDQSGYAPSSHAYKTLINIMETYPRDEILQSSERELLNTVRGVLQMQERDITGLFVRRDAFNRFYSCMVYVPRDRYNTQLRLETQRILKEAFGSNEEVEFTTFFSESVQARTHYIVRVKDTKADIDVKEIERNLNAAARGWDDKLASALNLNKGEAKGKMLRRKYADFPQAYKDEVLPGTAIVDIDKLEKVTVDNPLEMLFYQPLEEKAESRFVKLKLFHKGEPLHLSDVLPMLENFGLRVIGESPYSVINTDGEMCWILDFSMLLTSEKAFDLEQVQNLFQDAFAKVWHGELEDDGFNRLILGAGIDGREVSILRALAKYQQQIGSTFSQSYIEDAFSRYPSFAELLIKLFELKFTPSDKSKERALNKVLETIESSLDNVASLDDDRIIRRYVEIINATVRTNYFQPDAQGNTKPYISFKLMPELIPEMPKPLPKFEIFVYSPDVEGVHLRGGKVARGGLRWSDRREDFRTEVLGLVKAQQVKNTVIVPVGAKGGFYCKRLPVGGTRAEIFEAGKECYRTFIRGLLDITDNIVGGEIVHPEHVVRHDEDDTYLVVAADKGTATFSDIANAISDEYNFWLGDAFASGGSVGYDHKQMGITAKGAWESVKRHFREIGIDCQNTDFTCLAVGDMAGDVFGNGMLLSKHTCLQVAFNHMHIFIDPTPDAASSYVERQRLFELAGSSWEDYNADLISEGGGVFSRAAKSIKLTPQMKKMLGTKKASMAPNELIQTALKMQVDLIWNGGIGTYIKGSEESHLEVGDRANDVLRVNGNEVRARIIGEGGNLGCTQLGRIEYTANGGRMNTDFVDNVGGVDCSDNEVNIKILLNGLVTNGDLTLKQRNQLLYDMTDDVEKIVLEDCYRQTNSISISESRGGSKLKEHQRFIQYLEREDKLDRGLEFMPSDEEINDRLAQGRGLTRPELSVMVAYGKMVLKEQLVHPQITNDSYLSQLLIDAFPEQLQSRYVEHMQSHPLKAEIIATQLANLLCNFMGANFVYRMQEETGSGVAEIAKCFAMASAIFEMEATWENIEALDNKVSAKVQSEMLFELRRTIRRATRWFLRHRNKNLSIEQALDFYQPTFNVLSDKLETFLVDKEARELNDLQSKLLKENVPAELAIRISQLSTLFSTMDIAQVACQDARDIELVAELYFSLGVRLDLHWFLEQITMQPVNNHWQALARASFREELDWQQRSLSSVVLKMNPDMSDIEAMIDNWEKRSEQPLERWHQILADFRTSKVHEFAKFSVGLRELMLLAHHCDPNL